The Ignavibacteriota bacterium DNA segment CGCGCAATGGGCGGGCTGTATCGATCCTCTGCGGGGTACACCCGGTGCGCGAAACAGCGTGGCGCTGCCGGACTACGACATCTCATTGGCCTACATCGAGGCTGCTCCGCTCGATGCCTCTCCCTCGCTCGACATTGCCGTGAAAGTGCTCGTGCGAAATACGGGTTCATATCCCGCCGAAGTATTCGAGGTCGGAATATTTGATGATGCCGACGGTGATGGCATCCCCGACACCTCGGTCCCCGGGCGCACCCTTCACAGTTCGGTTCCGCTTGCACCCGGCGACAGTTGCCTGCTCGAGGGCTTCTTCACACCCGGGGAGAAATTTATCCAAGCGCTTATTGTGGTCTCGGTTTTTCATGCGGACCAACGTAGCAGCAACGACACGTTGCATGCGGAGATCTCACAGCGTCTATCCCGTAACGTGCTTGTTGTCAACGAACTCATGTATGCGCCGCTGGATGGAGCCTCCGAGTGGATCGAACTTATAAATCACAGCGAGAGGCACATCGGGCTTGACGGCATCATGGTGGAGGGCAGAACAGGATCGGGTTCTGTGACGACCGTCGTTGTCCATGTACCTGGACGCGTGCTCGCGCCGGGCGACTTCATTGTGCTGGCATCCGACAGCAGCGTGCTGTCGCACTGTGGCGATCCACACGATACGCTGCAGATGCGGAGATGTGTTGTCGTGACATCCGGCGCGCTGGATCTTGGTAACGAGGGCGAGGATGTTGTGATACGTGATCGCACGGGTTCCGTTCTCGACAGCGTGCGGTATCATCCCGGACTCCACAATCCAAACGTCTACGATACACGAGGCCGCTCGCTCGAACGCCTGCATCCGGACTTTCCATCCGCCAGCACCTGGGCATGGAGTACAAGCGCCGATGTGTGCGGAGGTACGCCAGGCAGACGTAATTCCTTGTACACAGATGCCCCGCCGTGGATAGAACAGCCCGGTGCGCGGTGTACCCTGTCACCGAATCCATTTTCACCCG contains these protein-coding regions:
- a CDS encoding lamin tail domain-containing protein, which produces MYAPPSGHNEWVELYNTGSASVDISSCILHDATTARARIAEQPLLLAPGSYIVIAGDAAVRMEFPGPYVLVVMRDFPAWNNGGDDVALLAPDSSVLDFVQYRSSWGGSAGRSLERISLTGPSNSYAQWAGCIDPLRGTPGARNSVALPDYDISLAYIEAAPLDASPSLDIAVKVLVRNTGSYPAEVFEVGIFDDADGDGIPDTSVPGRTLHSSVPLAPGDSCLLEGFFTPGEKFIQALIVVSVFHADQRSSNDTLHAEISQRLSRNVLVVNELMYAPLDGASEWIELINHSERHIGLDGIMVEGRTGSGSVTTVVVHVPGRVLAPGDFIVLASDSSVLSHCGDPHDTLQMRRCVVVTSGALDLGNEGEDVVIRDRTGSVLDSVRYHPGLHNPNVYDTRGRSLERLHPDFPSASTWAWSTSADVCGGTPGRRNSLYTDAPPWIEQPGARCTLSPNPFSPDGDGREDHCLIRYELPSAVAQIRVRVYDAIGRYVRTIQSNSHSGRSGELIFDGRDDRQTLLPVGQYVVLIEAVDFHRADVAVMKAVAVIATPL